A single window of Anaerocolumna chitinilytica DNA harbors:
- a CDS encoding aminoglycoside N(3)-acetyltransferase: MSINEIQLIEQLKTMGLVPGDTVLIHSSLKSFGHVEGGASTVVGALLHVLGDEGTLMVPTLTGRREDSLSCPPVFHVLETRCWTGIIPETVRNMEGAIRSLHPTHSVSAIGGRKEYITTGHEKSSSPCDDKSPYFKNANLEGYIMLAGVDQESNTSIHSCEEIAGVPYHLQDTAIDITITGYEGKRLIIRNRLHNWEKPETDFNKLDEVLEQKGIMKKGRAGNSLIRLIKARDMFEFTIDLLRKDPYYLLI; encoded by the coding sequence TTGAGTATAAATGAAATCCAACTGATAGAACAATTAAAAACCATGGGCCTGGTACCCGGGGATACGGTGCTAATCCATAGTTCCTTAAAGAGCTTCGGGCATGTTGAAGGCGGTGCGAGTACGGTAGTAGGCGCTCTCCTACATGTGCTTGGGGACGAAGGAACTCTGATGGTTCCTACCTTAACTGGGAGAAGGGAAGATTCGCTGTCCTGTCCGCCGGTATTTCATGTACTGGAGACCAGATGCTGGACAGGTATTATACCGGAAACTGTAAGAAACATGGAAGGAGCTATACGTTCCCTTCATCCTACCCACTCGGTGTCCGCCATAGGCGGCAGAAAAGAATATATAACCACAGGTCATGAGAAATCCTCATCGCCCTGTGATGATAAAAGCCCATATTTTAAAAATGCTAATTTAGAGGGCTATATTATGCTGGCAGGTGTTGACCAGGAGAGTAATACATCAATACATTCCTGTGAAGAAATAGCAGGGGTACCTTACCATCTCCAGGATACTGCGATTGATATCACTATCACAGGATATGAAGGAAAAAGGCTTATTATCAGAAACCGGCTGCATAATTGGGAAAAGCCGGAGACTGATTTTAACAAATTAGATGAGGTTCTGGAACAGAAAGGTATTATGAAAAAAGGCAGAGCAGGCAATTCCCTGATCCGCCTGATAAAGGCCAGGGACATGTTTGAATTTACAATAGACTTATTAAGAAAAGACCCTTATTACCTGCTTATATAA
- a CDS encoding N-acetylmannosamine-6-phosphate 2-epimerase, producing MTVNRNEQILQQIKGGLIVSCQALKTEPLYSSYIMSRMAFAAKEGGAVGIRANTPEDIREIKKEVDLPVIGLYKADYPDSPIYITPTEKEVEELTQVNSEIIALDATNRVRPGGMSLDEFFGKIRNKYPNQLFMADCATFEEGMHAQAIGFDIVGTTLSGYTEDTKGISLPNHTMIKRLGDALTVPLIAEGGIWEIEDLKKVMKEKVHAVVIGSAITRPREITARYVNAIS from the coding sequence ATAACAGTGAACAGAAACGAACAAATATTACAACAAATTAAAGGTGGATTAATTGTATCCTGCCAGGCGTTGAAGACGGAACCCTTATATAGTTCTTATATTATGTCAAGAATGGCCTTTGCTGCAAAAGAAGGCGGGGCTGTAGGAATCCGTGCCAATACGCCGGAGGATATCAGGGAAATAAAGAAAGAGGTAGATTTACCTGTCATTGGTTTATATAAGGCAGACTATCCTGATTCCCCTATTTACATTACGCCGACAGAAAAGGAAGTGGAGGAATTAACCCAAGTTAATTCTGAAATTATTGCCTTGGATGCCACCAACAGAGTACGACCTGGCGGTATGTCCCTGGATGAATTTTTTGGGAAAATAAGAAATAAATATCCAAACCAATTATTTATGGCGGATTGTGCAACCTTTGAAGAAGGTATGCATGCTCAGGCAATTGGCTTTGACATCGTCGGAACTACACTGAGCGGGTATACGGAAGATACCAAGGGAATCAGCTTACCCAATCATACTATGATAAAACGCCTGGGGGATGCCCTGACAGTACCATTAATTGCAGAAGGCGGCATCTGGGAGATAGAGGATTTAAAAAAGGTAATGAAAGAAAAGGTTCATGCAGTAGTGATAGGCTCAGCCATTACCAGACCAAGAGAAATAACCGCAAGGTATGTAAATGCCATTTCATGA
- a CDS encoding ADP-ribosylglycohydrolase family protein, producing the protein MLTDLPWLKYSEGLDIELLESKEEGKATKGYQKRVEEIRKMEEGAEKELQAGNLLDELFALPVKEDFAFIEPSDLAGIKAERSKNKLQHRKNTANLSDDILYNKIYGAWLGRCAGCLLGQPVEGWQRERIERLLKATGNYPIKHYMSSDIPMEIKEECGVTDYPGVYGNLKKGWINNVETMPEDDDTNYTIMGLRILEIYGAHFTPEDVAECWLDKLPILHLCTAERVAYRNLINLKRPPSSANLRNPYREWIGAQIRADFFGYIAPGNAELSSEMAWRDASISHTKNGIYGEMLIAAMLSAAAVSRDMLYIIKTGLSMIPEKSRLYARIHRVLEWYDSGVDLESAMNKIHQLYNEKLPHDWCHTIPNAMIVCMGLLYGSLDFEKSIGIAVMAGFDTDCNGATVGSILGMVLGADTIPEKWVKPLNNKVKSGIDGIGLAEISDLADRTVRIAKSIRSH; encoded by the coding sequence ATGCTGACAGATTTACCATGGCTAAAATATTCGGAAGGACTGGATATCGAATTATTAGAATCAAAAGAGGAAGGAAAAGCCACCAAAGGATATCAGAAAAGGGTTGAAGAAATCAGAAAGATGGAAGAGGGAGCAGAAAAGGAACTACAGGCTGGAAATCTCCTGGATGAATTATTTGCTCTTCCTGTAAAAGAGGATTTCGCCTTTATAGAGCCGTCGGACCTGGCAGGCATTAAGGCGGAAAGGTCCAAGAACAAATTACAGCATCGCAAAAATACAGCTAATTTATCCGACGATATCCTTTATAATAAAATATATGGAGCCTGGCTGGGAAGATGTGCCGGATGTTTGCTGGGGCAGCCGGTTGAAGGCTGGCAAAGAGAAAGGATTGAAAGGCTTTTAAAAGCCACCGGAAATTATCCAATCAAACATTATATGTCTTCGGATATACCAATGGAAATAAAAGAGGAGTGCGGTGTTACGGATTATCCCGGTGTATACGGGAACCTTAAAAAAGGATGGATTAATAATGTAGAAACCATGCCGGAAGATGATGACACAAATTACACTATAATGGGATTAAGAATCCTGGAGATTTATGGAGCTCATTTTACACCGGAGGATGTGGCAGAATGCTGGCTGGATAAACTCCCTATACTGCATTTATGTACAGCCGAGAGAGTAGCCTACCGCAATTTGATAAATCTGAAGAGGCCTCCCAGCTCCGCTAACTTAAGGAATCCCTACCGAGAATGGATTGGTGCACAGATACGAGCAGATTTCTTTGGATATATAGCTCCCGGTAATGCAGAACTTAGCTCTGAAATGGCCTGGCGGGATGCCTCTATATCCCACACCAAAAACGGAATCTACGGGGAAATGCTTATTGCTGCCATGCTGTCAGCCGCAGCCGTATCAAGGGATATGCTATATATTATAAAGACCGGTTTATCCATGATACCGGAAAAATCAAGACTATATGCCCGTATTCATAGGGTGCTTGAATGGTATGATTCCGGTGTGGATTTGGAAAGTGCAATGAATAAGATTCATCAATTATATAACGAAAAGCTCCCCCATGATTGGTGCCATACCATACCAAATGCTATGATTGTATGTATGGGACTATTGTATGGAAGTCTTGATTTTGAAAAATCAATCGGTATAGCAGTAATGGCCGGATTTGATACGGATTGCAACGGTGCAACGGTTGGTTCCATTCTTGGAATGGTTCTTGGTGCAGATACTATTCCGGAGAAATGGGTTAAACCTCTGAATAATAAAGTAAAATCCGGGATTGATGGAATTGGGCTTGCAGAGATATCGGATTTGGCAGATAGGACGGTAAGGATTGCGAAATCTATAAGGAGTCATTAG
- a CDS encoding Gfo/Idh/MocA family protein yields MEKVKVGIIGTGSISNMHMAGYTRLQNVEVVAACDICEERVKAFAKTYNIPHTFTDYNELLKMAEIDAVSVTAWNNIHAPASIAALNAGKHVLCEKPLALNAAQAAEMVETAKKTGKILMVGFCRRFGDNAVALKSIIDSGDLGNIYYAKAGCLRRWGNPGGWFSDKQRSGGGPVIDLGVHMIDLIRYLSGKPKVISVTASAFYHMGMKPEVKGIQKYNSADYSEYNDVEDCATALIKFDNNMTLFFETSWVQNIKEDRLYLELFGDKAGAKMEPELEVYENKYDYLRDSKPLLDPNGSSFEHNFIQEMKHFISCIADGEECLNPAEDGLELMKIIDAIYKSAKTGHEVIIN; encoded by the coding sequence ATGGAAAAAGTAAAAGTAGGGATAATTGGTACCGGAAGTATTAGCAATATGCATATGGCGGGATATACCCGCCTTCAGAATGTGGAGGTAGTCGCGGCCTGTGATATCTGTGAGGAGCGGGTGAAAGCCTTTGCAAAAACCTATAATATTCCTCATACTTTTACCGATTATAACGAGCTGTTAAAAATGGCAGAAATAGATGCGGTAAGTGTTACAGCGTGGAATAATATCCATGCTCCCGCAAGTATAGCGGCATTAAATGCAGGAAAGCATGTTTTATGTGAAAAACCTCTTGCACTAAATGCAGCTCAGGCAGCTGAAATGGTGGAAACTGCAAAAAAGACGGGGAAAATATTAATGGTAGGCTTTTGCAGGAGATTTGGAGATAATGCGGTTGCTCTAAAAAGCATAATTGATAGCGGTGATTTGGGAAATATCTATTATGCAAAGGCCGGCTGCCTGAGAAGGTGGGGCAATCCCGGGGGCTGGTTTTCCGATAAGCAAAGATCAGGGGGAGGCCCGGTGATTGACCTGGGGGTACATATGATAGACCTTATCCGCTATCTTTCCGGTAAGCCCAAAGTGATATCGGTTACGGCATCCGCCTTTTATCATATGGGCATGAAGCCGGAAGTGAAAGGAATACAAAAGTATAACTCAGCAGATTACAGCGAGTATAATGACGTGGAGGACTGTGCAACGGCTCTCATAAAGTTTGACAACAATATGACCTTATTCTTTGAAACGAGCTGGGTGCAAAATATAAAAGAAGACCGGCTTTATCTGGAGCTCTTTGGAGACAAAGCCGGAGCGAAAATGGAACCGGAATTGGAAGTATATGAAAACAAATATGATTATCTAAGAGATTCAAAACCTTTATTAGACCCCAATGGAAGCTCCTTTGAACATAATTTTATACAGGAGATGAAGCATTTTATAAGCTGCATCGCAGATGGTGAGGAATGCCTGAATCCAGCGGAGGATGGCCTGGAATTAATGAAAATAATAGATGCCATCTATAAATCGGCAAAGACCGGGCATGAAGTTATTATCAATTAA
- a CDS encoding sugar phosphate isomerase/epimerase family protein, whose product MKLSVSAWSLQKKLFGNEISNLDFIRFCHENGVRYVELLDCFLSGQGDIKKVKELLQELDMEVSAYSISNDLVLLDSSGRKAQIEYIKKSMDTALELGTGILRVFGGYKKDGMSLNMAEDWIVEGFQEAALLAEQKGITMVLENHGLLAGKSYQVKNIIDRTCSKALKANTDVGNFMLVNENPLDAVKLLKDQIGFLHLKDLKKVALTAADLAKADLEECYAAIDGSVYQGIVLGKGDVPITAIITYMKESGYGGFLSIEYEGAGDPVKGTSECIAYARKAIES is encoded by the coding sequence ATGAAATTATCTGTAAGTGCATGGTCTCTTCAGAAAAAACTGTTCGGAAATGAGATTAGTAACCTGGATTTTATCAGGTTCTGCCATGAGAATGGTGTGCGATATGTAGAATTGCTGGATTGTTTCCTGAGCGGCCAAGGGGATATAAAGAAAGTAAAAGAACTTTTACAGGAGCTGGACATGGAGGTATCCGCTTATTCCATCAGCAATGACTTAGTCCTTTTAGACAGCAGTGGAAGAAAGGCACAGATAGAGTATATAAAGAAAAGCATGGATACTGCTTTAGAACTGGGTACCGGGATATTGAGAGTATTTGGCGGATATAAAAAAGACGGGATGTCTCTTAATATGGCAGAGGATTGGATTGTAGAGGGCTTTCAGGAGGCGGCACTTCTGGCTGAACAAAAAGGGATAACAATGGTATTGGAAAATCATGGCCTTCTTGCAGGAAAGTCCTATCAGGTAAAGAACATTATAGATAGGACCTGCTCAAAAGCGTTAAAAGCAAACACGGATGTCGGAAATTTTATGCTGGTAAATGAAAATCCTTTGGATGCAGTTAAACTATTAAAGGATCAAATTGGCTTTCTGCATTTAAAGGATTTAAAAAAGGTGGCTTTAACCGCGGCAGATTTAGCAAAGGCAGATTTGGAAGAGTGCTATGCAGCCATTGATGGTAGTGTTTATCAGGGGATTGTCCTTGGGAAAGGAGATGTACCCATTACGGCAATTATTACTTATATGAAAGAATCTGGATATGGAGGATTTCTTTCAATCGAATATGAAGGGGCCGGAGATCCTGTGAAAGGCACCTCAGAATGTATAGCATATGCAAGGAAGGCTATCGAAAGTTGA
- a CDS encoding FAD-dependent oxidoreductase — translation MENSTYTYNKLCNIMEKSYDVIVIGGGIAGSAAAIASAMAGVNTLIIERNSCLGGLASGGQVTPMMHNGIDGRPGRSYINEIIKKKMALEGYGADDHYGNDGWFNTEMIKYTLEEILSDYKGEILYNTELLDTVVENNKIKGVIVHNKSGLSLIRGRVFIDSTGDADAAFASGVTCFKGDELLHNNQAMSLRFMVGNIDIMKLKAFLKEIGEPDILEYPLVEIASVWEATTPLNKVFQRALKDRVIEYPDGKYFQAFSVPGMPGVMSFNCPEIPGIYDTLDTSAVSRGLTIGRKMIKRLYGFLKAYIPGFEKSCIISSAELPGIRESRRIRGKYILSEKDFSERAKFEDGVARTAYPIDIHGLIDEKKLGIKLMERGEYFEIPYRCMVTDSIENLLVAGRCISSTFIAQSSVRIQPTCSALGEAAGVAAAYCVRNKEKANELDGKIVRDIMSEQLKEVSC, via the coding sequence ATGGAAAATAGTACTTATACTTATAACAAGCTGTGTAACATAATGGAAAAATCATATGACGTTATTGTGATTGGAGGCGGAATTGCGGGTTCAGCTGCTGCTATCGCTTCAGCCATGGCTGGTGTGAATACTCTTATTATCGAAAGAAACTCCTGCCTGGGCGGCTTAGCCTCGGGAGGTCAGGTAACCCCAATGATGCATAATGGGATAGACGGAAGACCCGGCCGCTCGTATATCAATGAAATCATTAAGAAAAAAATGGCTCTGGAAGGGTATGGAGCAGATGACCATTACGGAAATGACGGTTGGTTCAATACAGAAATGATAAAGTATACGCTGGAAGAAATTTTATCGGATTACAAGGGAGAAATACTATATAACACGGAGCTTCTTGATACGGTGGTGGAGAATAACAAGATCAAAGGTGTAATAGTCCATAATAAGTCCGGCCTTTCACTTATTCGCGGAAGGGTATTTATTGATTCCACCGGTGATGCTGATGCTGCTTTTGCTTCCGGAGTAACCTGCTTTAAAGGGGATGAGCTGTTACATAACAATCAGGCTATGTCCCTGCGTTTTATGGTTGGAAATATCGATATTATGAAACTGAAAGCTTTTCTAAAGGAAATAGGAGAGCCTGATATCTTAGAGTACCCTCTTGTTGAGATAGCTTCGGTCTGGGAAGCAACCACACCTTTAAACAAAGTGTTTCAAAGGGCACTAAAGGATAGGGTAATTGAATATCCTGACGGGAAGTATTTTCAGGCATTTTCAGTGCCTGGTATGCCGGGAGTTATGTCCTTTAACTGTCCGGAAATACCGGGTATTTATGATACCTTGGATACATCTGCTGTCAGCCGGGGATTGACTATCGGAAGAAAAATGATAAAAAGGCTCTATGGATTCCTAAAGGCTTATATTCCGGGGTTTGAAAAGAGCTGCATTATTTCTTCCGCAGAGCTGCCAGGCATTAGGGAATCCAGAAGAATACGGGGGAAATATATCCTAAGTGAGAAGGATTTCAGCGAAAGAGCAAAATTTGAAGATGGTGTAGCAAGGACAGCTTACCCTATAGATATTCATGGGCTTATTGATGAGAAAAAACTTGGTATTAAGCTGATGGAAAGAGGAGAGTATTTTGAAATCCCCTACCGTTGTATGGTAACCGATTCGATTGAAAATCTCCTTGTGGCCGGAAGATGCATATCATCGACATTTATTGCTCAGTCATCTGTCAGGATTCAGCCTACCTGCAGCGCTTTAGGCGAGGCAGCAGGTGTTGCTGCCGCTTATTGTGTCAGGAACAAAGAAAAGGCAAATGAACTGGATGGAAAAATTGTCCGTGATATTATGTCGGAGCAATTAAAAGAAGTCAGTTGTTAA
- a CDS encoding CehA/McbA family metallohydrolase: MVNVDGFSKVGNWYKGNLHSHTTNSDGNFTPEEAVKEFKKHGYAFLCISDHNLYTDYREKLGEDDFLILPGVEAAAVLFDENNICKKVHHMNGILGNRAMREKAVKLYQHREAVGPFVYYGKWDGAKAASHMAAELHSRGCFITYNHPIWSRVDAEEFITEDFEILEIFNYNTQNESETGYDTTYWDIMLRNGKRVLADASDDNHNAGNFDDAFGGYIVVNAKALTHDDIVDAILSGNYYSSSGPEIYSWGIKDGKAYITCSASERINFIADGFVGAGTSFVAKSDKDLLQEAVFTLTGNENYIRAECRDLFGKKAWTNPIYIEHQGR, translated from the coding sequence ATGGTGAACGTGGATGGCTTTTCAAAGGTTGGAAACTGGTATAAAGGTAACCTGCATAGCCATACAACAAACTCTGACGGAAATTTTACGCCGGAGGAAGCAGTAAAGGAATTCAAAAAACATGGATATGCTTTTTTATGTATCAGTGATCATAACCTGTATACCGATTACAGGGAGAAACTTGGAGAAGATGATTTTCTTATTCTTCCCGGAGTAGAAGCGGCAGCTGTACTTTTTGATGAAAACAATATCTGTAAGAAGGTCCATCATATGAATGGAATCTTAGGGAACAGGGCCATGCGTGAAAAAGCAGTAAAACTCTATCAACACAGGGAGGCAGTAGGGCCCTTTGTGTATTATGGAAAATGGGACGGAGCAAAGGCTGCTTCCCATATGGCAGCGGAATTACACAGCAGAGGCTGTTTTATTACTTACAATCATCCAATCTGGTCCAGAGTGGATGCAGAAGAATTTATTACAGAAGATTTTGAGATTCTGGAAATATTTAATTATAACACGCAAAACGAAAGTGAAACAGGGTATGATACTACTTATTGGGATATCATGCTCAGGAATGGAAAGCGTGTTCTGGCAGATGCTTCTGACGATAACCACAATGCAGGGAATTTTGATGATGCCTTCGGTGGGTATATTGTTGTAAATGCAAAAGCCTTGACTCATGATGATATCGTTGATGCCATCCTTTCGGGAAATTACTATTCCTCCTCCGGACCAGAAATTTACAGCTGGGGAATCAAGGATGGAAAAGCATATATTACATGCAGTGCATCGGAAAGAATCAATTTTATAGCAGATGGTTTTGTGGGAGCAGGAACTTCATTTGTAGCAAAGTCCGACAAGGATTTGCTGCAGGAAGCAGTTTTTACACTAACAGGAAATGAAAATTATATCAGAGCAGAATGCAGAGATTTATTTGGGAAAAAAGCTTGGACGAACCCAATCTATATAGAACACCAAGGAAGGTGA